From Streptomyces sp. NBC_01460, a single genomic window includes:
- a CDS encoding heavy metal translocating P-type ATPase translates to MVPTTPGAARVELAIGGMTCASCAARIEKKLNRMEGVEATVNYATEKAGIVFADDVSIDDLVATVEATGYTARPPAPPRPGPGDVAAPGRDAGDEGPGRELESLRQRLVTATLLAAPVIAMAMIPALQFAYWQWLSLTLAAPVVTYAAWPFHRAAWTNARHGAATMDTLISLGTSAAFLWSLWALFLGTAGTPGMMHPFAFTIGRSDGAGNIYLEAAAGVTAFILAGRYFEARSKRKAGAALKALMELGAKEVTVVREGRETTVPTAVLRVGDRFLVRPGEKIATDGTVVEGSSAVDASMLTGESVPVEVSVGDPVTGATLNAGGRLVVEATRVGADTQLARTAALVEEAQNGKAAAQRLADRISAVFVPVVIALALATLGFWLGSGAGLTAAFTAAVAVLIIACPCALGLATPTALLVGTGRGAQLGILIKGPEVLETTRRADTILLDKTGTVTTGRMTLLKVHATGAADESEVLRLAGALEHASEHPVARAVAEGAAVRVGALPAPEDFANIPGLGVQGVVDGHAVLVGREKLLAERAVVLPEELRKAKDLAERGGRTVIAVAWDGEARAVLEVADAVKGTSAEAVRRLRALGLRPILLTGDNKAVAESVAAEVGIDEVIAEVLPQEKAGVVRRLQAEGRSVAMVGDGVNDAAALAQADLGLSMGTGTDAAIEAADLTLVRGDLRVAADAIRLSRRTLSTIRSNLFWAFAYNVAALPLAAAGLLNPMIAGAAMAFSSVFVVGNSLRLRGFRAADRDSRDPGRGDTASGVCVRRA, encoded by the coding sequence ATGGTTCCCACGACGCCCGGCGCCGCCCGGGTCGAGCTGGCCATCGGCGGCATGACCTGTGCCTCCTGCGCGGCGCGGATCGAGAAGAAGCTCAACCGCATGGAGGGGGTCGAGGCCACCGTCAACTACGCGACGGAGAAGGCCGGGATCGTCTTCGCCGACGACGTCTCGATCGACGACCTGGTCGCCACGGTCGAGGCCACCGGCTACACCGCCCGGCCTCCGGCCCCTCCCCGCCCCGGGCCCGGCGACGTCGCCGCGCCGGGCCGCGACGCCGGGGACGAGGGGCCCGGCCGCGAGCTGGAGTCGCTGCGGCAGAGGCTCGTCACCGCGACCCTGCTCGCCGCTCCGGTGATCGCGATGGCGATGATCCCGGCCCTCCAGTTCGCGTACTGGCAGTGGCTCTCCCTCACGCTCGCCGCCCCGGTGGTCACCTACGCGGCGTGGCCCTTCCACCGCGCCGCCTGGACCAACGCCAGGCACGGCGCGGCCACCATGGACACCTTGATCTCGCTCGGCACGTCGGCCGCGTTCCTGTGGTCGCTGTGGGCGCTGTTCCTCGGAACGGCCGGGACGCCGGGCATGATGCATCCCTTCGCCTTCACGATCGGCCGCAGCGACGGGGCGGGGAACATCTATCTGGAGGCCGCGGCCGGCGTCACGGCCTTCATCCTGGCCGGCCGGTACTTCGAGGCCCGCTCGAAGCGCAAGGCGGGAGCCGCGCTCAAGGCGCTGATGGAGCTGGGCGCCAAGGAGGTCACCGTGGTGCGTGAGGGCCGTGAGACCACTGTGCCCACAGCCGTCCTGCGGGTCGGGGACCGCTTCCTGGTCCGCCCCGGGGAGAAGATAGCCACGGACGGGACGGTGGTCGAAGGCTCCTCCGCCGTGGACGCCTCCATGCTCACCGGCGAGTCGGTTCCCGTCGAGGTGTCCGTGGGCGACCCCGTCACCGGAGCGACGCTCAACGCCGGCGGGCGCCTGGTAGTCGAGGCCACCAGGGTCGGAGCCGACACCCAACTGGCCAGGACGGCCGCACTCGTGGAAGAGGCGCAGAACGGCAAGGCGGCCGCCCAGCGCCTGGCCGACCGGATCTCCGCGGTGTTCGTCCCGGTCGTCATCGCGCTGGCGCTCGCCACCCTCGGCTTCTGGCTCGGCTCGGGCGCCGGACTCACCGCCGCCTTCACCGCCGCCGTCGCCGTGCTGATCATCGCCTGCCCCTGCGCCCTCGGGCTGGCCACGCCCACCGCGCTTCTGGTCGGCACCGGGCGAGGGGCCCAGCTCGGCATTTTGATCAAGGGCCCCGAGGTCCTGGAGACCACCCGCCGGGCCGACACGATCCTCCTCGACAAGACCGGCACCGTCACCACGGGCCGTATGACGCTGCTGAAGGTCCACGCCACCGGGGCGGCGGACGAGTCCGAAGTGCTGCGTCTCGCGGGCGCGTTGGAGCACGCCTCCGAGCACCCGGTCGCCCGGGCGGTCGCCGAGGGCGCGGCCGTGCGCGTGGGCGCGCTGCCCGCTCCCGAGGACTTCGCCAACATCCCCGGTCTCGGTGTGCAGGGTGTCGTGGACGGTCACGCGGTCCTGGTGGGCCGCGAGAAGCTGCTGGCCGAACGGGCCGTCGTGCTTCCCGAGGAACTCAGGAAGGCCAAGGACCTCGCCGAGAGGGGCGGCAGGACCGTGATCGCCGTGGCCTGGGACGGCGAGGCGCGTGCGGTCCTCGAGGTCGCCGACGCGGTCAAGGGGACCAGCGCCGAGGCGGTCCGGCGGCTACGGGCCCTGGGGCTCAGGCCCATCCTGCTGACCGGCGACAACAAGGCGGTCGCCGAGTCCGTCGCGGCCGAGGTCGGCATCGACGAGGTCATCGCCGAAGTCCTGCCGCAGGAGAAGGCCGGGGTCGTGAGAAGGCTCCAGGCGGAGGGCCGCAGCGTCGCCATGGTCGGCGACGGAGTCAACGACGCCGCCGCGCTCGCCCAGGCGGACCTCGGTCTGTCGATGGGGACGGGCACGGACGCCGCCATCGAGGCGGCAGACCTGACCCTCGTACGGGGGGACCTCCGGGTGGCCGCCGACGCGATCCGGCTCTCCCGCAGGACGCTGTCCACGATCCGCTCGAACCTCTTCTGGGCCTTCGCCTACAACGTGGCGGCCCTCCCGCTCGCCGCCGCCGGTCTGCTCAACCCCATGATCGCCGGAGCGGCCATGGCCTTCTCGTCGGTCTTCGTCGTCGGCAACAGCCTCCGCCTGCGCGGCTTCCGCGCGGCGGACCGGGACAGCCGGGACCCCGGCCGTGGCGACACGGCGTCCGGCGTTTGCGTCCGGAGGGCCTGA
- a CDS encoding LysM peptidoglycan-binding domain-containing protein, translated as MPESGKHRRSRTTSLTRGIIAVSTGGAALALPLIGATGAFAAPAQPAAVEKAATSTAVSGKGIAAQKSTSTTYSVVFGDTLAKIAREHSVSGGWKALYEGNKKVIGGNPDLIHPGLKITIGAKGENKAADKADKAGSKASDRAEKSADRADRSERTSTSLATEGAPAAEAAPAAAPVSYTNDLDGWIKESLAVMAEHGIPGTYEGIHRNIIRESAGDPKAINNWDINAINGVPSKGLLQVIDPTFQAYHVPGTSTDSYDPVANITAACNYAADRYGSIDNVFGAY; from the coding sequence ATGCCCGAAAGCGGTAAGCACCGTCGTTCCAGGACCACTTCGCTCACCCGCGGCATCATCGCCGTGAGCACGGGTGGAGCCGCCCTGGCCCTGCCCCTCATCGGTGCCACCGGCGCCTTCGCCGCCCCGGCCCAGCCCGCTGCGGTGGAAAAGGCTGCAACGTCGACTGCTGTGTCCGGCAAGGGAATTGCCGCGCAGAAGTCCACGTCCACCACCTATTCCGTCGTCTTCGGCGACACTCTCGCCAAGATCGCTCGCGAGCATTCCGTGAGCGGTGGCTGGAAGGCCCTGTACGAGGGCAACAAGAAGGTCATCGGCGGAAACCCGGACCTCATTCACCCCGGCCTGAAGATCACCATTGGCGCCAAGGGTGAGAACAAGGCGGCGGACAAGGCCGACAAGGCCGGGTCCAAGGCTTCCGACCGTGCCGAGAAGAGCGCCGACCGCGCCGACCGCTCGGAGCGCACGAGCACGTCGCTCGCCACCGAGGGCGCTCCGGCCGCCGAAGCCGCCCCCGCGGCCGCGCCGGTCTCGTACACGAACGACCTCGACGGCTGGATCAAGGAGTCGCTGGCCGTCATGGCCGAGCACGGCATCCCCGGCACCTACGAGGGCATCCACCGCAACATCATCCGCGAGTCCGCGGGTGACCCGAAGGCCATCAACAACTGGGACATCAACGCGATCAACGGCGTCCCGTCGAAGGGCCTGCTGCAGGTCATCGACCCGACCTTCCAGGCGTACCACGTGCCCGGTACGTCGACGGACAGCTACGACCCGGTCGCCAACATCACCGCCGCGTGCAACTACGCCGCGGACCGGTACGGCTCGATCGACAACGTCTTCGGTGCCTACTGA
- a CDS encoding quinone oxidoreductase family protein — MRAIVIERLGGPEELRLVDRPAPRPGPGDILVDVTVAGVNFMDTGVRRLGPSAGGVPFTPGVEGAGRIGALGEGVTGFAVGDRVSWVYASGSYAEQIVLPAADAVPVPDDISDETATSLMMQGITAHHFTTEAAPVEPGQTTLVHGAAGGLGHNLTRMIKARGATVIGLASTEEKAEAARRNGADHAIVSSGDAFVAPVLELTGGHGVHTVFDGGGGTTFRASMGVVRRHGTLLYYGAFNGTVPVLNMRELPRSIKVCYPVFRDHIPGREELLRHSAALFDLVRQGVLLPAVGGRYPLRDAERAHRDIESRSTTGKLLLFP; from the coding sequence ATGCGAGCGATCGTCATCGAACGACTGGGCGGCCCGGAGGAACTCCGGCTCGTCGACCGTCCGGCCCCCAGGCCCGGCCCGGGCGACATCCTGGTCGACGTCACGGTGGCCGGTGTGAACTTCATGGACACGGGTGTGCGCCGACTGGGCCCCTCCGCGGGCGGAGTCCCCTTCACGCCCGGCGTGGAGGGTGCCGGGCGGATCGGCGCCCTGGGCGAGGGCGTGACCGGGTTCGCCGTCGGCGATCGAGTCTCCTGGGTGTACGCGTCCGGCTCCTACGCCGAACAGATCGTGCTGCCTGCCGCCGATGCCGTGCCCGTGCCGGACGACATCTCCGACGAGACGGCGACGAGCCTCATGATGCAGGGCATCACGGCCCATCACTTCACCACCGAGGCAGCCCCGGTGGAGCCTGGCCAGACGACGCTGGTCCACGGGGCGGCCGGCGGCCTGGGACATAATCTGACCCGGATGATCAAGGCGCGTGGTGCGACCGTCATCGGGCTCGCCTCCACCGAGGAGAAGGCGGAGGCGGCCCGGCGCAACGGGGCGGACCACGCGATCGTGTCCAGCGGGGACGCTTTCGTGGCACCCGTCCTGGAGCTGACCGGCGGCCACGGTGTCCACACCGTGTTCGACGGCGGGGGCGGGACCACGTTCCGGGCGTCGATGGGCGTCGTACGGCGCCACGGGACGTTGCTCTACTACGGAGCGTTCAACGGCACGGTCCCCGTACTGAACATGAGGGAGCTGCCCCGCAGCATCAAGGTCTGCTATCCGGTCTTCCGCGACCACATCCCCGGCCGCGAGGAGCTCCTGCGCCACAGCGCCGCGCTCTTCGACCTGGTGCGCCAGGGGGTACTGCTTCCCGCTGTCGGAGGGCGCTACCCGCTGCGGGACGCGGAGCGGGCGCACCGCGACATCGAGTCCCGGTCCACCACGGGCAAGCTCCTCCTCTTCCCGTAG
- a CDS encoding ferredoxin translates to MKVTLDQDKCVASGQCVVAAADVFDQDDDGIAVLLDPAPPSDRADDVEQAAAVCPALAITVQD, encoded by the coding sequence ATGAAAGTGACCCTCGACCAGGACAAGTGTGTGGCGTCCGGACAGTGCGTGGTCGCCGCCGCTGACGTGTTCGACCAGGACGACGACGGCATCGCGGTGCTGCTCGACCCCGCACCGCCGTCGGACCGGGCCGACGACGTCGAGCAGGCCGCGGCGGTCTGCCCGGCCCTCGCCATCACGGTCCAGGACTGA
- a CDS encoding TetR/AcrR family transcriptional regulator produces MERTARTEQADGTRERILHAAERLFAEQGVYAVSNRRVSEAAQQGNNAAVGYHFGTKADLVRAITRKHSRPIEEARARLLAGIEDPTDIGEWVACFVRPTTEHLAALGSPTWFARFCAQVMTDPALQDIMAEESLACPPTLRTLEGLNRCLPDLPADVHVERAAMARNLILHTCAERERALAGNTATPRANWHDTATGLVDAIVGLWTAPVTPCR; encoded by the coding sequence ATGGAGCGTACGGCGCGGACCGAGCAGGCCGACGGGACCAGGGAGCGGATCCTGCACGCCGCGGAGCGGCTCTTCGCCGAGCAAGGCGTCTACGCGGTGTCCAACCGCCGGGTCAGCGAGGCCGCGCAGCAGGGCAACAACGCCGCCGTCGGCTACCACTTCGGCACCAAGGCGGACCTGGTCCGTGCGATCACGCGGAAGCACAGCCGGCCCATCGAGGAGGCCCGCGCCCGTCTGCTGGCCGGCATCGAGGACCCCACGGACATAGGGGAGTGGGTGGCCTGCTTCGTCCGCCCCACCACGGAACACCTCGCCGCGCTGGGCAGCCCCACCTGGTTCGCCCGGTTCTGCGCCCAGGTCATGACGGACCCCGCACTGCAGGACATCATGGCCGAGGAGTCGCTGGCCTGCCCCCCGACGCTGCGCACCCTCGAAGGGCTGAACCGGTGCCTGCCGGACCTGCCGGCCGACGTCCACGTCGAGCGTGCCGCCATGGCGCGCAACCTGATCCTCCACACCTGCGCGGAGCGTGAACGCGCGCTCGCCGGGAACACCGCCACGCCCCGCGCGAACTGGCACGACACCGCCACCGGACTCGTCGACGCCATCGTCGGGCTCTGGACCGCGCCGGTCACCCCCTGCCGCTGA
- a CDS encoding SIS domain-containing protein: MSHVETETAGQPECWRRAAEVAVGRKAALPATGERIAVVGCGTSYYMAQAYASLREASGQGESDAYAASEFPFGRAYDRVVALTRSGTTTEVLGLLDRLRGTTRTVAVTADPRTPVMDAADEVVVLDFADERSVVQTRFATTALTLFRAHLGLHTEDVVRDAETALAEPLPEGLLECTQFSFLGRGWTVGLANEAALKMKEASLSWTESYPAMEYRHGPISIATAGTATWMFGAAPEGLREQVLATGARWVESALDPLADLVRVQRLAIARAAARGLDPDLPRHLTRSVVLGTAAGA, encoded by the coding sequence ATGTCCCATGTCGAGACCGAGACAGCCGGCCAGCCGGAGTGCTGGCGCCGCGCCGCGGAGGTCGCCGTCGGCCGGAAGGCGGCCCTGCCGGCCACCGGTGAGCGCATCGCCGTCGTCGGCTGCGGAACGTCGTACTACATGGCGCAGGCCTACGCCTCGCTCCGGGAGGCCTCCGGGCAGGGCGAGTCGGACGCGTACGCCGCCTCGGAGTTCCCCTTCGGGCGCGCCTACGACCGGGTGGTGGCCCTCACCCGGTCGGGAACCACGACCGAGGTGCTCGGTCTGCTGGACCGGCTGCGGGGCACCACCCGTACCGTCGCCGTGACCGCCGACCCGCGGACCCCGGTGATGGACGCGGCCGACGAGGTGGTGGTCCTCGACTTCGCCGACGAACGGTCCGTGGTCCAGACGCGCTTCGCGACGACCGCGCTGACCCTGTTCCGCGCCCACCTCGGACTGCACACCGAGGACGTCGTACGCGACGCGGAGACGGCGCTGGCGGAGCCGCTTCCCGAAGGGCTGCTGGAGTGCACCCAGTTCAGCTTCCTGGGGCGCGGCTGGACGGTCGGGCTCGCCAACGAGGCGGCGCTGAAGATGAAGGAGGCGTCGCTCTCCTGGACGGAGTCGTACCCGGCGATGGAATACCGCCACGGCCCCATCAGCATCGCCACGGCCGGGACCGCGACCTGGATGTTCGGCGCGGCCCCGGAGGGGCTCCGGGAGCAGGTGCTGGCGACCGGGGCCCGCTGGGTCGAGAGCGCTCTGGACCCGCTGGCCGACCTGGTCCGGGTCCAGCGGCTGGCGATCGCCCGAGCGGCGGCCCGCGGTCTCGATCCCGACCTTCCGCGCCATCTGACGCGGTCCGTGGTGCTCGGCACGGCGGCCGGGGCCTGA
- a CDS encoding TetR/AcrR family transcriptional regulator, which translates to MPSGTSAPPRLTAKGAATRRRIVEGAAEEIRARGAGATTLDDVRARTSTSKSQIFHYFPGGKEELLLAVGAREAERVLEDQEPHLSDLGTWQAWQDWRDAVVRRYEQQGVNCPLGVLITELGRTTPAAQALTGRLLDQWQAALRAGIRLMQDSGEVDPRLDTDRAAAALVAAVQGGVVILMSTGRITHLEAALDTSLDLLRATAAPAPSPEV; encoded by the coding sequence ATGCCGAGCGGGACCAGTGCCCCACCGCGACTCACGGCCAAGGGGGCGGCCACCCGGCGCCGCATCGTGGAGGGCGCGGCGGAGGAGATCCGGGCCAGGGGCGCCGGGGCCACCACGCTCGACGACGTGCGGGCGCGCACTTCCACGAGCAAGAGCCAGATCTTCCACTACTTCCCCGGAGGCAAGGAGGAGCTGCTCCTCGCTGTCGGGGCCCGCGAGGCCGAGCGTGTCCTGGAGGACCAGGAGCCGCACCTCAGCGACCTGGGTACGTGGCAGGCGTGGCAGGACTGGCGCGACGCGGTCGTCCGGCGATACGAGCAACAGGGCGTCAACTGCCCGCTCGGCGTGCTGATCACCGAGCTGGGCCGCACGACCCCCGCCGCCCAGGCGCTGACCGGACGACTGCTCGACCAGTGGCAGGCGGCCCTGCGTGCCGGGATCCGCCTCATGCAGGACAGTGGCGAGGTCGACCCCCGGCTGGACACCGACCGCGCGGCTGCCGCACTGGTCGCCGCGGTGCAGGGGGGAGTGGTCATCCTGATGTCCACCGGCCGGATCACCCACCTGGAAGCCGCGCTGGACACGTCGCTGGACCTGCTGCGCGCCACGGCCGCGCCGGCGCCCTCCCCCGAGGTCTGA
- a CDS encoding flavodoxin family protein, with translation MATLLIVHHTPSPNCQALFEAVVSGATTEDIEGVRVVRRAALAATASDVLAADGYLLGTPANLGYMSGALKHFFDQVYYPCLDATKGRPFGYYVHGGNDVTGAVRGIEAITTGLGWRRAADAVTVTGEPGKVETEACWELGATVAAGLMA, from the coding sequence GTGGCCACTCTGCTGATCGTGCATCACACCCCCTCGCCCAACTGCCAGGCGCTGTTCGAGGCGGTCGTCTCCGGCGCGACGACGGAGGACATCGAAGGCGTACGCGTCGTGCGGCGCGCCGCACTCGCCGCGACGGCGTCCGACGTGCTCGCCGCCGACGGCTACCTGCTCGGCACCCCGGCGAACCTCGGGTACATGTCCGGTGCCCTGAAGCACTTCTTCGACCAGGTCTACTACCCGTGCCTGGACGCGACGAAGGGCCGGCCCTTCGGCTACTACGTCCACGGGGGCAACGACGTGACCGGGGCCGTACGGGGCATCGAGGCGATCACGACCGGGCTCGGCTGGCGCCGCGCGGCCGACGCGGTGACCGTCACGGGCGAGCCGGGGAAGGTCGAGACCGAGGCGTGCTGGGAACTGGGGGCGACCGTCGCCGCCGGACTGATGGCCTGA
- a CDS encoding MBL fold metallo-hydrolase produces MSITGGDVVDLGRGLYAWLPPKRGWGLANCGLLVSPRGGLWIDTPYDPVLAGQFLAESRKRLPDGANIDRVVVTHANGDHFWGAGVLPDAEIIVTREAREHIHYDPTPQQQHALVAGSDPSTPLGAYLGRHFGGFDWSETEAVRPTTYFTGELELTLGEYTVQVSSLPPAHTGGDLMVYLPAQRTVFSGDVIFSSTPEQPGDHPVHWAGPLSNVIEACERVLATGAEVIVPGHGPVLDPAGVREHMGYLAYVRERAHALHAAGVPAVEAARRVIAEGRHPALGLPERLVVTIGSEYRHLDGSELPGVLQVMADVAAVAHETGAACTGEPA; encoded by the coding sequence ATGTCGATCACGGGTGGGGACGTCGTTGACCTCGGCAGGGGCCTGTACGCCTGGCTGCCGCCGAAGCGGGGCTGGGGCCTGGCCAACTGCGGCCTGCTCGTGTCGCCGCGCGGCGGGCTGTGGATCGACACCCCCTACGACCCGGTGCTGGCCGGCCAGTTCCTCGCGGAGAGCCGGAAGCGGCTGCCCGACGGGGCGAATATCGACCGTGTGGTCGTCACCCACGCCAACGGCGACCACTTCTGGGGCGCCGGGGTGCTCCCGGACGCGGAGATCATCGTGACCCGGGAGGCCCGGGAGCACATCCACTACGACCCCACCCCCCAGCAGCAGCACGCCCTGGTGGCCGGAAGTGATCCCTCCACACCCCTCGGCGCCTACCTTGGCCGTCACTTCGGGGGCTTCGACTGGTCGGAGACCGAGGCCGTGCGGCCGACGACCTACTTCACCGGGGAACTCGAACTGACCCTGGGGGAGTACACGGTCCAGGTGTCGTCCCTCCCGCCCGCGCACACGGGGGGTGACCTCATGGTGTATCTCCCCGCGCAGCGCACGGTGTTCAGCGGCGACGTCATCTTCTCCTCCACCCCGGAGCAGCCCGGTGACCACCCGGTGCACTGGGCGGGCCCCCTGAGCAACGTGATCGAGGCCTGCGAACGGGTCCTGGCCACCGGCGCCGAGGTGATCGTGCCCGGCCACGGACCCGTGCTCGACCCGGCCGGCGTCCGCGAGCACATGGGCTACCTCGCGTACGTACGCGAACGCGCCCACGCCCTCCACGCGGCGGGGGTGCCCGCCGTCGAGGCCGCCCGCCGGGTGATCGCCGAGGGCCGCCATCCGGCGCTCGGCCTGCCGGAACGGCTCGTGGTGACCATCGGGAGCGAATACCGCCACCTCGACGGGTCCGAACTCCCCGGCGTCCTGCAGGTGATGGCCGATGTCGCCGCCGTCGCCCACGAGACCGGCGCGGCGTGTACCGGCGAGCCGGCATGA
- a CDS encoding cytochrome P450, with amino-acid sequence MTSTARPEEVHPSAAPEFPMSRAAACPFDPPPALKAEQEQGPLRKVRLWDGTTPWLVTRYAEQRTLLADPRISADVTRPGYPSPAPLRGTSFSFILMDDPEHARQRRMVTAPFTIRRVEALRPAVQKIVDGLIDEMLSGPARTDLVQAFALPVPSLVICELLGVPYGDHDFFQVNSKTLISRSAPPEARAAAHADLIGYLDELMGDKIAGPADDLLSGLGTRVEAGELSRREAAEMGVLLLIAGHETTANMIALGTLALLEHPDQLALLRDTGDAKVVSGAVEELLRYLNITHGGRRRVALEDIEIAGEVIRAGEGIIVPNDIGNRDPEVFPDPDRLDLRRDARRHVAFGFGVHQCVGQPLARMELQVVYSTLYRRIPTLRLDTALEQLSFKHDGSVYGVHELPVAW; translated from the coding sequence ATGACCAGCACGGCACGCCCGGAAGAGGTACACCCGTCAGCGGCCCCGGAATTCCCGATGTCCCGGGCGGCGGCATGCCCCTTCGACCCGCCACCCGCCCTGAAGGCCGAGCAGGAACAGGGGCCGCTCCGGAAGGTCCGCCTGTGGGACGGGACCACGCCCTGGCTGGTGACCCGATACGCCGAACAGCGCACCCTCCTCGCCGACCCGAGGATCAGCGCCGACGTCACCCGGCCCGGATATCCCAGCCCGGCGCCGCTGAGGGGGACGAGCTTCAGCTTCATCCTGATGGACGACCCCGAACACGCCCGTCAGCGGCGGATGGTGACGGCCCCCTTCACGATCAGGCGGGTGGAGGCGCTACGGCCCGCCGTCCAGAAGATCGTGGACGGACTGATCGACGAGATGCTGTCCGGCCCCGCGCGGACCGACCTCGTCCAGGCCTTCGCCCTCCCGGTCCCCTCGCTCGTGATCTGCGAACTGCTCGGAGTGCCGTACGGCGACCACGACTTCTTCCAGGTCAACAGCAAGACCCTCATCAGCCGCAGCGCACCGCCCGAGGCGCGGGCCGCGGCCCACGCCGACCTGATCGGGTACCTGGACGAGCTGATGGGCGACAAGATCGCCGGTCCGGCGGACGACCTCCTGTCGGGACTCGGTACGCGCGTCGAGGCGGGGGAGCTGTCCCGCCGTGAGGCGGCCGAGATGGGCGTGCTCCTGCTGATCGCCGGACACGAGACCACCGCGAACATGATCGCCCTGGGCACCCTCGCCCTCCTGGAACACCCCGACCAGCTCGCCCTGCTGCGCGACACCGGGGACGCGAAGGTGGTTTCCGGCGCCGTGGAGGAGCTGCTGCGCTACCTCAACATCACCCACGGCGGCCGCCGCCGTGTCGCGCTGGAGGACATCGAGATCGCCGGTGAGGTCATCCGGGCGGGGGAGGGGATCATCGTGCCGAACGACATCGGCAACCGTGATCCCGAGGTCTTCCCCGACCCCGACCGGCTCGACCTCCGGCGTGACGCGCGCCGCCACGTCGCCTTCGGCTTCGGCGTGCACCAGTGCGTCGGCCAGCCGCTGGCCCGCATGGAGCTGCAGGTGGTCTACAGCACCCTCTACCGGCGCATCCCGACCCTGCGCCTGGACACCGCCCTGGAGCAGCTGTCGTTCAAGCACGACGGATCCGTCTACGGGGTCCACGAACTGCCCGTGGCCTGGTGA
- a CDS encoding NAD(P)/FAD-dependent oxidoreductase → MLLSHVLVVGASAAGLTTAEALRRKGYEGRLTLLGGELHPPYDRPPLSKQVLAGARSPDTVRLRTSDVLDAELLLGDPAVGLDPRTRTVRTASGRELSADAVVVATGLRPRTLPGAQDTAGVHVLRTLDDALALRSDLLVSRRAVVVGEGVLGSEIAATARSMGLDVTLAGPRPAPMLAQLGPLAAGLLAELHTGNGVRLRLGGAVAGLEAAGGRVTGVRLGTGEVLPADVVVVAIGAEPATGWLAGSGLRVDGGLVCDSRCRAAEGIYAVGDVAAWHHELLDTTMRLENRTNATEQALVVADNILGADRPYVPVPYFWTDQFDARIQAHGRPGPDAEATVVDGDLAGGRFVLRYARDGRVTGVLGWNMPRQARLRRPEIGGPVPSLEPSAP, encoded by the coding sequence ATGCTCCTCTCCCACGTGCTCGTGGTCGGCGCCTCCGCCGCCGGGCTGACCACCGCGGAGGCACTGCGCCGCAAGGGATACGAGGGCAGGCTGACGCTGCTCGGCGGCGAGCTCCACCCGCCCTACGACCGTCCTCCGTTGTCCAAACAGGTACTGGCCGGCGCCAGGTCTCCCGACACGGTCCGGCTGCGCACCTCCGACGTGCTGGACGCCGAGCTCCTCCTCGGCGATCCGGCGGTCGGCCTCGACCCGCGGACCCGTACCGTGCGCACCGCGTCGGGCCGCGAACTGAGCGCCGACGCCGTCGTCGTGGCCACCGGGCTCCGGCCGAGGACCCTGCCCGGCGCGCAGGACACCGCGGGCGTCCACGTGCTGAGGACCCTCGACGACGCGCTGGCGCTCCGGTCGGACCTGCTCGTGTCACGGCGGGCCGTCGTGGTCGGGGAGGGGGTGCTCGGCTCCGAGATCGCCGCCACCGCACGCTCCATGGGCCTGGACGTGACCCTCGCCGGCCCCCGGCCGGCACCCATGCTGGCCCAGCTCGGGCCGCTGGCCGCAGGACTGCTCGCCGAGCTGCACACGGGGAACGGCGTACGCCTCCGGCTGGGCGGGGCGGTCGCCGGGCTCGAGGCCGCCGGGGGCCGGGTGACCGGAGTGCGCCTGGGCACCGGGGAGGTGCTCCCCGCCGATGTCGTCGTGGTCGCCATCGGGGCCGAACCAGCCACCGGATGGCTGGCCGGCAGCGGGCTGCGCGTCGACGGCGGCCTGGTCTGCGACTCCCGCTGCCGGGCGGCGGAGGGGATCTACGCCGTCGGGGACGTGGCGGCCTGGCACCACGAACTCCTCGACACCACGATGCGCCTCGAGAACCGTACGAACGCCACCGAGCAGGCCCTCGTCGTCGCGGACAACATCCTGGGCGCCGACCGGCCGTACGTCCCTGTGCCCTACTTCTGGACCGACCAGTTCGATGCCCGCATCCAGGCCCACGGCCGGCCCGGGCCGGACGCCGAGGCCACCGTCGTGGACGGCGACCTCGCGGGCGGACGGTTCGTCCTGCGCTACGCGCGCGACGGAAGGGTGACCGGCGTCCTCGGCTGGAACATGCCCAGACAGGCCCGACTGCGCCGCCCGGAGATCGGCGGTCCCGTCCCGTCCCTCGAACCGTCCGCGCCGTGA